Genomic segment of Cottoperca gobio chromosome 23, fCotGob3.1, whole genome shotgun sequence:
ACatccaaaatgaaataaaaaggataTTCAGCCGCTACAAAAGGTGATTTACAATTAATACCAATGCTAATAGTGCACCTAGGTGTAGCATAGGCCTACAATCTGCCCTACAAGCAGCCAAGACATCAATTTACCATATTGATGACACGGTAACAAAAGCAGCAAACACATTTCTAACACGAATACCGGCATAGAAGATTCAAAAAGGGTCAAATACAAATCATTACCTTTTCCAGCGTTCAAAAAGATGCACTGTGGCGCTTCTAGCAGGCGAGCAGGAAAACCCCAGGTGTAATTGATAACACTAACGATGGCAGCTCTCAGGGGAGCCAGTTCCAGGGTGAGTCCTCGTTAgcgttattaattacacctgtgcttctccTGCTATGACAGGTCAAAGATGTCTGCTGTGAGGAAGCTCTATTCTAcatgagcagcagcagttagttagttagaagAGCGAGCAGAGCGCTGCTGACATAACCCCAGTGTTGCATTGACACTGGCTTTACTTCCTCATTGTTTGTGGTCCTAATATGTAAAATTGAAACGCGAACACTTTCCTTTGCCACAAACTGAGCTTGTTATACCAAataaggaaatgttttaaatcttaTATGGcctatgaataaataataaataactaaataaatatataaatatataccccAGAGAGGTCTAACTCCCGGTCAAGGAGCATATAAAAATCCattgtatttaataatgtttaccAGCTGGGGTCTCTGTgaccacagagacagaggaacTAATTGTTTATATTCTTTGGTGGACTTAGATGAGACGAGAGCGTCACGTGAGTGTAGCAGTGATGGAGTTTAATTGAGATATCGTTTATGTGTTTgacatgttcaaatgttaaataatgtagAAAGGaagtcatttacacacacacacacacacacacacacacacactcacacacacacacacacacacacacacacacacacacacacacagacagctctCTGAGAGGAATCCACTAATTAGACTTCACAAAAACTCAACATGTTGATATCATCTGATCAAACAGACATCAAAGCGGTTCTAGTCACATGCCAGGCTTTGCTTTGAGCGCACCAAGCTGTAAATATTTAAGACGTCAAACTTCAACTTGCATGAACTCCGAGCCCCAGTTTCAAACTGGAAGTTAGCATAAATCTGCGAGGACATATTTGGTTatgtaacaataaaaacactgaatcaagaatgtatttgttatgcATAGGAAAACAACCTTATTTTGAAACACCATCTGTTTGAGTCATCACGGACTTGCCCAACTCACCCACAAGACCAATTAAATCATCTCAAATAGTTTACAGAGAGATGATGGCCTGGCTCTGGGAAACAACTACAACACATTCCAATGCCATACCAGTAAACAGCCGCATGCAAGTGCCACTCCATACAATACTGagccaaaataaatgaataaataagcaaaacaataaaaataggagaatttcttttctgttttttacgACTGAAATTGGGCCGTGAACATTTGAGTCCatgaaaatgatgaaatgataaaataagTAGTGTGCACGTCACTTGGGATTGAGGAATGGTAATGTTTTCACAGTCAAATAATCTGTCTAATGTAAAAAGGAAATACCGCATCATGTTATGGTGTGGAATGGATTCCAGTGGACAGTAACTTCATTTCCATATGTCATCCAATTAAGTACACAGGAGTCTTATGAGCGTCAGCACAGAATAAATAACGTTCTGCGTAAATGAAACGATGTTACACCAAATGAATTCTGGGTCATACCTCCAAAAAAAGTGGATGTAACATTTCGCAAATTAATTCAATAACTTGGTTGGTTTTTTTAGACATAACAAGCTACGTTGTCATACCTTGCTCACTCTCTATCCGCGGTGTTGAAGCTCATTATAATTGTCCATGAAAGTCCTGTtgagagaagaaacagaaagctTCTATTTGTGTAAACCTGTCCCCGTCTTTCCCAGGTCCTGTTCTGTGGGGTTGAACACACTAGTGGAAGTCTCATTTAACACAAAGGAATAAGAAAATCAAAGCAAGTCATCGTCTGTACTTTACACATAACTACCAATTAACTGAAATGAAAGTAAATCACACATGATGGCGACGTGCTCAGTGTCCGGCAGACATGACTTCTGACAGCGGGACCGACACCTGGGCCTACATGTTAAAGTGAACCAGTAAAGCTATACAACAGTACAGGAAGTTAAGCAGGCCCATGATACATGAAAGACTTCCTCCCGCTGCTCGATACTACGCCTGCATGGCGAGCATATGTGAGTAGTGGAAGCATATGGCTGGTGCCTTATGTCCTGGCGTTTCAGTGAACTCTAGTTAAGGGGGCATTAGATTTAGTTTCATTGGAacaaaacgtaaacatttttgtAAAGACACTTCTCCCAGATGCACATGTATAAAATAGCATGCAATTAAAAATccttaagtaaatgtatttatgtaatgaGTTACTTTCCACTGAATGCAACCACTGGCTGGGACCCTTGGGTGACTTATAATGATGATGCTGGCGGAATAAATCTAGATTGAGCTGCAGACTCACCCCGAAGGAGTTGTGTGCAGAAATAATGGCAGAAATGTGCCATTAGAAACCGCTAAACATAATGTGGACCAGCCAGTGCTGATCTCTGCCAAGTCTTCAATCTCTATTTCTAAAATGTGTACAGTGACCTCTGCTGACAGTTTCCCTTTAGTACACGTGGCTCACTTTTCTATTGACCGGGTACTGTTCAAGTGGATGAATAAACCCCTTAGAAAACAACCCAATAAGCATCTAGTCAGatatttaaaagacaaacaaactgatctatttcattttctatctacagtataaatatttatttcaccGACGTCGCTGTGCAGCAGGAATGCAAACTGAAAGACGACACCGCAGCAGGTGATGTCAGTGCTAGGGGTGTGGTATTTGCTTTACTGTTAAAGGACAACACTTTGTTTCGACGTCAGAGATTGAGGTTGAAAATGGTCACATGCTGAGGACAGTGAAACAAGTTTCCTGGCTTGTGTGAGTTAAGTTTCTATTTCCTTCGCTCGTGGAAAGTGATGCTTCAGAGATACTGGATGTGCTGCACCACACATGCAAATGTAAACCAGTCTGACTGTAAAGTGAGGCCGCTCCCCTGCATTACTGTTCACAAATCCATCGTTTAGGCCTTATATCCCCAggaataatacaataaaaagcagGAACAGGAATAAACACACGTAGATTTTGGTTTGGTAAACTAGAAGATTTATTTATGAAGATGTTTTGATGAGATGTAATGTCTTCATAccttattttattgtaaaccAATGTGACAAAGGTCACCCtgtaataatgcattttaaaaacagtacTTTAAATAACTACAGTAGTAACATTTGCAGAACTACTTTTATGAGTTATGCATTCAGACATGTCGATATTGCACATGCTCAAGATCCTCTGTACTGAATCAAATACTCTGGATATATTTGATTGGAATCAAAAATCACAAATATTTTGGGATGTGTGACATCATCCACACAGCTGTCGTGAGTGTTGTTAGGACTTCCGTGATCAGGTTTTTGGAAATCCTTTTGTCCAACAGTTGATTTTCCGATCATCACCCGAgccaaaaatattattttagtgtATTCACCTTGTACACCTCGTGTTTCCCCGCCGTACAGCGGCAATGGACCCGTGCTGCCCCTGCTGTATTTGTCTGCATAGGATGCATGTTTTGAAAAATATGttcctaaataaaaacaaagaaactcaGATCAGTCAGACCgacatttacagttttttttatatactgcTGCACATTCATTTATCTTACCTTTGCCATACATGTTGCCATGTTGTCCGGATAATCGTATATCAAAGTTATACTTGCAAATACCGTCAACATTTGTGATTTCGGTTCCATGAAATAGTCTTTTCTCTTGGATTTCTTTGACACGTTGGATTCTCATTAACtgcttctttttccttttgacACAAATAAAGAGAAGGAGCATTTTGATTACAAAGAAGGGGAACGATGAAGGGAACGGAGGGGGACAATGTGAAATACCTACCGACAATATAACTCCCATAGGTCCAGATTCTGAATCCTGCTGATCGAAACAACGGATTTGTCCAGCAGCCCGTCTTTCTTCACATAATCTGCCACAGTCTGATATTCAGGGGTGAGTTCACTCAGAGGaattaactgtaaaatatattaaaaaaaaaatacaagcattataaaaaagcatttataaaaagtaaaaaaatattccATCCGCAAATTTTAAAAACTTTTGTCCTAATCTAAACAAAGATGCCAGCTGGAATGATATATCATAACTTGAACCACAATATATTTGTCTATATTGATGTTactttctattttaaatgtgttaatattTCAGAGAAACGGATGCTTTGCTGCATTTACGCTTCAACAATCATAAAAGTTCATTTGCAAAGATAAACTTtcatttttactctttattttctgcaataatccaaaatccaatggaaaaatttgaaaaaaaagctAGCTAGTTTCACTTCACATTTCACTCTTGTAATGCTAACTCTCCTGTGTGGGCTCTGACTGGGTTTATGTCTGTTTATAAGGGTTATGATGCTTGTTATAGAACCTTATACATGACTTAATTGTCACCTGATATGGACAAGTGGGATCCACCTTTTCCCAGAAGACAGGAGGAGCACTGAAGCAGGAGCAACTGCAGGCGGATGAGAGAAAACTAGTTTCCACTGTGCTgagtttcactttcattttgcaCTAAACCATACTGACTTAACACTCACAAATCATGtgttgtattcatgtgttttaaACTTCATTTCACCTTCTCTCAATGTTGTTGGCCCGTTGGATTCTTCTTTGCTTTCCTGTGAAGAGGTCGGTCTGTACCATTGCTGTATAAAAACACAGAGGTTATGTGAATGAGGTTGTTTAGAGGTAAATGAGGACTTAAGTTTGAACTTGAAAATATAGTCAGACACCTGAGAAATCCATCTTGCTTTGACAATTGAATGAAGATGTATTTAACACCGCTTGTGAGTTTCTTCTGTAATATTTTTCAATATCCTCACTCCTAAGGGAGTTATCAGTGTCCTCCTGCAGAAGGTAACAACAAGTTAGCTGTACATTACACAGTCTGCTCTATACACATTGTTTGTTGTATTACTGTGATCTAAAGAAATGTTCAGAACTTACCTCAACTCTGTGCCACTTTCCACAGTCAGCCAGATAATACCAACACCATGGTGTCTCTGATGTGTCCATGTCTTCCGCTTCTTTATTGCCCCACATTGTCCTGACAGAAATTAAATAGATATCCCAACAAAGGCTAAACAAAATatgtccttcctctctctggttTGCTCAGGTAGTAATGAATTACATGTATTTCAAAGCCACACCTCTGACGTAGGCTTGGCTTTCCTCACTTTGAACAGGATGAGATAATTTGTCATCATAAAGAAATCCTTTAATATGCATATGTTGAAAGGTTTATTAGTTGGAGCATTTGCAAATGATAGACACACATAAAGCTTCATACACCCCTTACACTCACTCACGGCTGTAGTGTTGTGACTGAAGACTTCGGTGGTTTGCTCACTTACTATGAGGAAATGCAAATAGTTGCTTGAGATCCATTCTTGTACCGTTACGCCACCTTGTGGCAAATAGTATCCTCTTATTCACCTTCCTTAAACACACTCAATCATTCAATGGATCCAACAAACGCAGACAGCAAAGCAATATTACATGGTGTGGTTCATTTTTCATTACAGTACTATACATGTGCTGgctacattcatttatttttttaaagatacatttaCACCAGGTGCAAAGATAACCTGCTTATTCCTTAAAGAAACGTGTCAGCAGGTGGTGACATCACACTCGGATGGTTTGAAGTCCAAAGTGATGCTCTCCATCTTGGTTCGGTTCGGAATGAACTTGGTCGCAAACGCATACAAAATCCAACCTCGGGCCGCCGCCAAGTCTTTTAAGAGATCCAAGTCAATGTTGAGAAAagatacacagaaacatattgcTCAAGGACCACAAGTGAACACGACATCACAACTTCATGTCATTGTGACACAATTACAAAAACCCTTTCATGGAAAGGGGGGAAAGTGCACTGATGCatggttaaaaaaaatgcagaGGTAGAAGCGTTTTCTtttgaatagaaacaaacaagaaaagaatCCATGCCTACATAATACGTCGTACTAGGTGCGTACAGATGTCGACAGGTCACGGTGCTGAATGAGTGAGCAGGAACGTGTTGTGGTTTTTGGTTTTGTCATTTGGAATTATGTCTACATGACTTGTAAATAAGCTCATGCGTGGCACTGTGGATGTGGAGGAGGGGCTGTGGCCGACGGCAGGACATCACCTACGACCTACAGGCTGCAGGTGCCACTCCTATTTTAAACAACTGTGCACGGATATTGGACAAGCAAAGCACAGATTTCTGCATTTGATACAAAATTGccacaaagacattttcatcCTTTTTACGTCGCAGAAACATTCCGACGGCACGGGCCCGTCTTagaatatactgtacagtatacaaaCTTTACACAGAGTCTTTATTGTCTTTCCAATTTACCCAAAGGCACTTTATGCTCCAGTTAGGCACTGGATCTGACTGAAAGAAAGCCGCTTCCCAATTTTCATCCCGTCATCGGAGTCGGTATCCTTAATATTTCCGTGTTACTTCTCGTCAGGCTTTAGTAGAACTCAATCAGATACTCGGGGTAAATCTGATTGCtgtcaaaaatgacaaaaatctTTGGATTGGCCATATCGTCCACACAACTGTCGTAAAAGTTGGTGAAGCTGGCGTCCTTGGAGGGCGGTCTGCAGTACATGGGATGACCGACCGTGTGTTCTCCAACAAGCACTCTGGCCAGGAACATGGTCTTGTGGGGCGGCTCGGTAGCAAATATTGGCGGAGCGAGTCCGTGCCTCTGCAGGGTGGTGTTGTGCTTCCCTGTGGTGTGACAGAACTTACTGGAGTATTTGGCATCCCGGGCAAAGTAGCTCCCTGCAGGAAGGAACATTGCATGTAATGTTAGAAATCAGGCAACAAAAATGCCATGAATTGTTTCATGATGTCACATGACAACACAGAAGGATCTACCTTTGCCATAGACATCGCCATGGCTTCCTGTCAGCCGCCAGTCAAAGTTAAATGTACATATAGCTTGTATGTTGCTGTGCCCTGTGCCGTGAAACAGCATTCGCTCCTCAATATCCAATGTGCGCTTGACTTTTCGCAACTGTGTTTTCTTCCTTAGGGGAGAACCAATGAatgacaacagaacacagagcaCTGATCATCACTTTGTTACTCAGTGCGGTTTCAGACGGTGCATCAAAATCACTTGGGTTTAAGTTTGTTGAGTTACGTAAACAGAAGAAACGCTTTGTCTGCAGTAGGAGCTGGGTAAAgcactcaaatcaaatcacaagaAGAATTCTCGGATAACACAAACAAGCACTTTTACACATTGTGCAGTCCCTCCGACGACAATACAACAATCGCTTACCTGCAGAAGAATTCCCACAAGTCCAGGTTCTGAATCCTCTGGATGGATTTGATTGGATGATCCATAGTCCTTTCATAGAGTCTGGCGACTTCTTTAAATTCATAGGTGTCTCTTCcgagctggaggagctgcaaaaacaacaatcacGCACGAGTAAAACAGTTACAGTAATGGCGAGCTACACGGGGAACGCTTGACTGGaaagtacaaaacaaataatggaAGACCAGGAAACAACTGCAGAGTGAGAatgttttgagtttttattaCGTTATTGTAAATATAATGTAGAAACATTCATATGTCATTTTAGGAATAAAGAATCTGACTCCTCTGATGCAAAATGCTGACCCTACCAAGTACCAACAATGAGTGTGTGCACCAAAATTAGGTGGAAAGGCCGTAATGTGCGTGTTATTTTCCTCACCTGATAAGGCTCATCTGTATTGATTCTCTCCCAATGACACGGAACAGGCAAGGCGAGATTATCACAAATAAACCTGACAGAataagtgaaagagagagaagatgtaAGATGTAAACAGTAAATGTTACCGCAGTATAAGGCTGAGTGTGTTTGCATTATGTCCAAACCACCAAAGCCCTTTAGGAAACACATGCATTAAAGAAAACCCCCCCCAGtctaatgtatgtgtgtgtgtggctgatgCATAAATCCTCTTCCtccatttgtttttggagaGACCAAAGGTCAGGGTCAGCGGCAGGGCATCTCCTTGTGGAGCTGGTAGGAATTTAGGTTTTAAATCAAGGACTCCTGAGGCTGACACGTGTTCAGGTTGAaccctgacttttcatttaaagcAAGATCTCCTTACTCCAATGCTCATCCTGCCTGCTCCAACACTTTGTTAGACGAGTGGATgaattaaagacaaaaaagtTCTCTGGGTGTTCGCTTTAACCGCCAAGTCTTACCTGAAGCCAGTTGCAGAGTGGAGGGAGCGTTTGATTGGCCGCTGCTTCCCTGTCGTTACATTTATCTGTCGCATCACTGGTGAGGAATTCAACAAAGATTAGAGCCACGGGAACTCACATTCATGCACAATTTCTAAAACAGGATGAATCCTGACCCAAAATCTCAATCAGAAttcttggcttttttttttctttcataattCTGAGGTGTAGCTGTCAATCATACCTGAGAAGTCCAGTCTGTAGGTGTACTTAGCTGTGTAGAATTCCATCACACCTCGTTGGTTTCTGTTGTAGCATTGCTCAATCTGAGCACTAGTGACAGAGCAGGCTGCACTGGGATCGATCTGAAAGGGAAATTCCAAAATGTATAAATTTGTCTAACGTAGAGCTAAAAAAAACGATTAGTTGATCAATCTATTCGTCAATCGACAGAAAGTTCAGTTGCAGATATTTAGATGATcaattaagtcatttttcaagcataaaatgcaaacatttgtcGTGAGGATTTCCTGCTTATGTGATAGTAAATTAAATATGGTTGAATTTAAGGCTGTTGGGCAGACAAAACAAGTAActtgaaaatgttacattagGTTTAAGGTAAGCATTTCTCACCACTGACTAATATTTTGTAGACAGCAAAACTGATAATCTTGATTTCTGTAAAGAACATTTTTTTAGTTGCAGTCCTAGTCTAATGTTTAGTAATATACTAGAGCTCATGTTGACatcatcaaatgtttttttgtccaaaaacaactaaatattacatttacaatgaaGTAGGGATTGATTAATTGACCAATCATTGAAGCTTCACTCATGATTAACTTGTATGCAGAAGTAATGCGTGAATGGAAATGAACATTGTAATGAGATTGGCAGTAAATGTCTCTAATCATTTGTCACTGACTGGGAATTTTATTGACTAATGGATCTCAAGCAAAGAAGAAGAGCTAGTCTTTGCACGGAAACAAGACTGTTGGCTCTCAGTTGCA
This window contains:
- the LOC115028569 gene encoding protein mono-ADP-ribosyltransferase PARP11-like, producing the protein MKVKLSTVETSFLSSACSCSCFSAPPVFWEKVDPTCPYQLIPLSELTPEYQTVADYVKKDGLLDKSVVSISRIQNLDLWELYCRKKKQLMRIQRVKEIQEKRLFHGTEITNVDGICKYNFDIRLSGQHGNMYGKGTYFSKHASYADKYSRGSTGPLPLYGGETRGVQGEYTKIIFLARVMIGKSTVGQKDFQKPDHGSPNNTHDSCVDDVTHPKIFVIFDSNQIYPEYLIQYRGS
- the LOC115028568 gene encoding protein mono-ADP-ribosyltransferase PARP11-like isoform X2, encoding MPSRPWFKNIFLTLDLAMLAIRSSEEESTEMEEMDTSEPNWCWFYLAECGVWHMFEIDPSAACSVTSAQIEQCYNRNQRGVMEFYTAKYTYRLDFSVMRQINVTTGKQRPIKRSLHSATGFRFICDNLALPVPCHWERINTDEPYQLLQLGRDTYEFKEVARLYERTMDHPIKSIQRIQNLDLWEFFCRKKTQLRKVKRTLDIEERMLFHGTGHSNIQAICTFNFDWRLTGSHGDVYGKGSYFARDAKYSSKFCHTTGKHNTTLQRHGLAPPIFATEPPHKTMFLARVLVGEHTVGHPMYCRPPSKDASFTNFYDSCVDDMANPKIFVIFDSNQIYPEYLIEFY
- the LOC115028568 gene encoding protein mono-ADP-ribosyltransferase PARP11-like isoform X1 translates to MKDLYPDKKRDTLRDWLETDLAMLAIRSSEEESTEMEEMDTSEPNWCWFYLAECGVWHMFEIDPSAACSVTSAQIEQCYNRNQRGVMEFYTAKYTYRLDFSVMRQINVTTGKQRPIKRSLHSATGFRFICDNLALPVPCHWERINTDEPYQLLQLGRDTYEFKEVARLYERTMDHPIKSIQRIQNLDLWEFFCRKKTQLRKVKRTLDIEERMLFHGTGHSNIQAICTFNFDWRLTGSHGDVYGKGSYFARDAKYSSKFCHTTGKHNTTLQRHGLAPPIFATEPPHKTMFLARVLVGEHTVGHPMYCRPPSKDASFTNFYDSCVDDMANPKIFVIFDSNQIYPEYLIEFY